The Aspergillus luchuensis IFO 4308 DNA, chromosome 6, nearly complete sequence genome segment AGGAACGGTGAAGAATTTAGTTGGTACTTGGCTTACAGTACAGGGTCCCATATATTTAGCCTTGGGAGATTTCTCCCAAATGCTGCATCAAAAGTCCAACACATGAGGAGCAGCTAGCTGCAGGGGGCCTGACACTACATTAAGTTTTTGGGCTTAATATGGTGATCCCTCTCGACTTCCTTCTAGAACCTACAGAGCACACTGTGAGGCGCTTACGccactttccttcccagaATAAATACTGTATACGGAGACTCTGGGTAAGCAAAGTGGCGTCAGCTAGATTGCGTTCTTGTCTCGGGCCggagtgggaggaagaggaagcgctTTCTGGATCTTTGCAGGCTGTCGATCACAATAGACAAATGCGGGCTGTTATTAGCTTATCAATCTAAGAGAGTCCAACACATACGTAGCGCTGGTCAAGAAAAGAGCGAAAGGGCTATTGTCAATACTCCGTAGTGGTGGCCCCAGACTTGGTCGGATGTCGATGGGAGGGAGTCGGGGCTTGGCCCTGAAAAGGTCTCAGCTTAACCACACGGTCTCTTGCGAAAAGCCCAcgcgatcgatcgatcattCCCGACTGGTATAGGCGGCAGGGGAAGTTTTGCGGATTCCAGAGATCGGACGATTATGTGTCTCAATGTCTAGATTTCATCCCACCTTTCCTCACCCGCCAGTCAGGCATATGTGACCCTCTCCGCTAAATTTTAGCGATAATGTGAGTATACCACAGGTTGGCTGGACGCCCCATGCTGGCCGGACCCGAAAGTATTCTTCAAGTTATGATCTACTATTAACGGGATAGCACCTGCAAATACGAACTGCTAACCTTATTTCAATAGCCACAGAACTCCCCAGTGACAGGACAGTCACTCAGAGTTGACTTGCCAATATCATCAGAACTACTTGCATGCACACCGGAGGGCATTCTTCTTACAGAGAAAATGTATCTTTGGCTATCCCTACAATGTTCATCTGCTTGGGCTGTTAGGTAAAATCTATGCCTCCTATACAATAAAAAGAAGCATGAAGCTTTCATCACCGCCGGATGGCGACCTATTGATGTTAGggctctctccctctctatctctctaatGACGCTACGAAAAGTTTCCTTCCTAGCCTGCGCTGGCTGTGTCATTCTTGTTTCAGGCCTGAGCTTGTATGTGCGGGCCCGCTAATTTTCCAAATTATCCTGTCTCACCAAGATCCGATGGTTTAGAGTCCATCATACCTGGATGACAGTTTGAGCCTGACTACTTCAGTAACGGGATTGGGCCCCAGTGGTAACAAGTTTCAGCCTTAGAAGCTTCCTTGAGCGAGAACAACATGAACGCGCCACAgtgctcctcctcatcatcctcccattGGAAATGTTTGGTGATTGACTTTGGGGATGGCTCTGAGGTTTTCTGTTCAGCTTACACTCAGTCACCTCTTGATGGTCCACAGTTGGGCGCAGATACTGCGAAAGCGACTATACCACCATGTGGTCCTTTTCATATGGGGTTAGATTTTGAGAAGGGGCCTATCGTTATGTATAAATCTACGAAGAAATCCAGCGATTTCTTCACTATCTTATTCTCTGTTCATCACACAGCTCTGATTTCTTCCTCTATACGCGCAGTTCACTTCTTCCCAGCTCCACCACTCTTCGCGATCACAACAGATTCGTACTCCATAGCATTATGGTAGCAAATAACGACATGCTACAATTAATCAAGGAATCCCTTCAAATCCTCAGAGATAGTCCGGAGATCAAAGCTATCACCGGGTATGATCGGGCCCAATGTGTTATAGTTGGGGGTGCAGCAGTGCGCTGCTACTTCAGAAAGCGTTCCGTTAAGGTATGTAGAGTTGTAGAGTAGGAATTTATCGATCCGGCCCATGACTACTACAGCGTCCAGGCTGATCAATAGCTATAGGACAATTTCGACCTTGCGATCTTCCCCCCGGAATTTGCACCGAAACTCAAGAAAGTATTGTCCAATCTGCGGTATTTTGGAATGCAGCGAGACCAGTTGGTCTGGCATACGATATATGACACTATTCGAATTGGCATCCTGCCAACCGATGATGTGAGTTTCAGGGCTGAACATCTTCCCCTTTTGCAACCCAAGGCTCTTTTGATGCAATTGAAGTTACATAGTACTGATCATATGGTCTCGCGATCATTTTTACTTTGTACTATATAGTTCACGACGATTCCGAAACATCTGCAACTCCTCGGCAATTTAGATCCCGATGATCTCCCTGTTATTCCTCTGACCGAATTGATTATATTCAAAGCCCAAGCTTGTGGGAACCGGTCAACGGAGCAGAATAAAAGAGATGCCACTGATGTTATCGAGCTAATGAATCTGTTCCCCGGTCGATCATTCCGACGCCGGCTCATGGATCGTCAGTGGGCATCGCTGCAGCTTGTGAAACCCTCCCTCAAAGCAAGCAGGTCAGATTATGATGAATGGGATACAGCCTTTTGAAGTCTGAGTGGGCTCTCTTTCATGCGGTTTCggggcttcagcttctttcattttcttgcctttttgttttatttCGGGTCTCCTTTCTCATTTTCCTTCCTTACATTTCTGCTATTTCCCTAGCCCCATAATTAATTTGtttgtttcctttgtctCTTATTAATGTTTTGTGGATTTCTACACTGTTATCTTAACGTATCCCTAGACTGCTTTTACGTCTCCTAGTACTATTTATTACAGGCTTACTCTTGGTGAAGGGGTTTTAAATTGAAGGAGAATGCTTTTGGTTTACAAGATACTACACGTCTGTGATATTACCGTAGCAAAAGAAGTTATGATCAGTTTGTATAGTGCTAGGCAGCCATATATCATTATAGTTGTAATGAGCGTAATGATGTAGAGGAGAGAAAAACCGACAGGTACCCGATAAATGGCAAAGCAAGCCACGTCTGTCAATATCactgagaaaaagaaaaaagaaaaaagaaggactTGTGCGTCAAGGTAACCATCAGTCTAGTAAATCCAGGGGCAGGCCCCATTCCCTTACAAGGTCCGGGATTGGTCTTAACCATCTATCTCTTGCCTTTGTCTcgggtggtggaagttgacctttcttcttcatgtcCAGATAGAGGAAGAGCCTGTATTTCTGGCCACCATAGTCACCTGCGCGATCACCATAACCGCGGTCAATATTTAGTTTGCCATATTCATGCCATGGCTCATCAAGGTCATCCAGTTTCAATGTATCAGTAAAACGATCTTCCAAGATATGTATCATGGCGCATCTCTCCTCGTTCCAAAAGTAACTCCCATCCTGCACTTCGTAGTGACGGACTGACTGCAGGCAGACGGCTTCTAGGTACCGGGCAGGGGTAGGAATGATAACGGGATACCCATCCTTGGACATGCGTTGTACTTGTACACAGCTATAGCTCCAGTCTGGGAGCCGCTTGTCTGAACTGAGCATATAGTATCGGTCATCAGGCTTGGGGTCGACAAGTGGCGGGTCGGGAAAATGTGGGAAAAACCGGGACTTCCGGTACAGATAAACGCCGTGACTGACATGGGTATTAAAATGTTTGAGGACCTTGTGGTAATGTTGGTCGGGAAATGGAAGGCTCCTGTGCTTCGCGCAACGACGGCCTTTTTTGCAGGGTCGTAATCCGGCCTCGTTGAGCACTTGCACGGCCTTCTTCATGGCCTCATCTTTCACTGCCCACATGCTGTACTgtgcaagaagaagaaatgttAGCAGCTGACAATGATTATACAAGGTGAAGGGGTAGGGAATATTCTAGGACACTTACTTCAAAATCGGTATTGCTTCCGTATATCCGCGTTACCTCAGGCCCCCAAAGAAAAGCAGGTACCTCGGACTCCCTCAGCAGCCATGCCACGTATCGTCTCAACTCCTGCTTCGGGGATGCAGAAAATTTGGCAGGGTTGGGGACACTGAAAGATAAATCCGGTGGCAAAGCCGGGGCAGGAACTAGAGCTGGAGTAGCCATAGTGCAAGGGAGTAGAGTGAAGTGAGACAAGATGGGATGAGAGGCGATGAGATGGATTGAGAGGGATTGAGTGGTAGTTTCTTTTCCAATCATGCCGTGGATGTAACGGGCATCTTTATAGGTTAAGATTGTATCATCAGTGCTGTTTCTGTTGATCTTGGAGAATACGTTTCTCGGTCTCATCCATCTGGTCACAGAGTATAGCCGATCAAGACCTCTTGGTAATGACCTTGTGACCTGCTGGTGTCTTGAAGAAGATACCTCTTGCGAATCAAACGAGACGGACACGGCCGTTGAGGTACTTGTCCTCACACTCTATTGTATCCAGCATCTTTGCCGTTGTACCTCGTGCATCTCGTGAATGCGACTGTCATTGAAGGGCTTTCCTCTCTGTTCTTTCAGTCAAAGCATGATGTCTCAAACTCCAATTCGCCTTCAGCAGACTCTCCATCCTCTACATTTCTGTGCGGTGGTCGAACCCGAGGTACCTGAAACCATAGAGTCATCAGTATCTTGTGACTTTCACTACACCAAGGGAGGTACCTCTCTATCCATTAATGCTCAAGCTATCTTCCTAACAATCTCCGATGTCGAAGAGAGCATACCACATCACCGCCATTGAAAAGAATATCTGCACCTACCATAGCAAGAGACAAAGGAAGAACAAGCATGCACTTTCATTGTATGGCACATCATTATGGTAGAATCCGTCTTGTTTCGACTTCTATCATAAGGTACTTTCCATGGGATAGCTGTTATCTGCGCTCTCCTCTGCCTGATTATCGCGCATGGCGGAGGCTTCAAATGGTGAATGAGGCGAATGTTAGAATGCTCGGTAAGCTCCTTGTCTTATCTGGCAATAGCCAATGATATTCCCACGGATATTGGGGTCTCTGGCTATCAACAGCTTGGGTTGGCTGAAGTGAAGTGGTATGTATGATGAAGAGTAGAACAACCAACGAACTATATAGCTAATCAACATTAAGCCACCTTATATAAGCTTTTAAGCCCAACATAACTAGTAAATCCACGTGCTAACCCAATACATCCGGGAGATAACGAACAGGATCGAATCCAATACAATCACTTTGTACAACCTGCAAGTCAGAATCCTATCCAATTGTTATAACCAATGACTCAATTCCAAAGCCATATCGTATTGTCATACGAGAAACCCACTACATCGTTACCTCTACGAATATGATCTTTTCGTATCCGCTGAAGGAACAGGACAGACAAACCTAGTGTCGACTCAGATAATACATTTAATGATCTATTTTCTCTTGACTAAACAAATAAGCCAAGTTAGTACTTGGTATAAATTAACTTTTAGCTTCAATTCCCGCCCTAATTCCAGTCCCGCGGCTAGCTAACCCTGTTCTTTGGTGGAATGTTTCAAGAGACCCTTTCAGGCTTTGTTTGCCACTCTCAAGGGCAAATAGATTTGGCTAGAAGACAAAGGGGTTCTCTCCTTGTTTGCCAGGACCACTGATGGTGCGAACAGTTTTTGTGCAAGTTGCTCTCATTGTGCATCTTGTCTTGTAAGCACGGCTGAATCAAATGTCACTCCTAGGTCAGAGCTTATGTCATGTGGACGGGTAGACACCGGTCCAATATAATTGAAATTCGTCAAGTCGCTGATCAAGAGTTCATGTATTTATCAAATAAACGCATTCATTGGGGCTCACACCTCGTGAGGCAGCCATCCAATGCAGAGTCAGACTAGGTACATACATTATCCAGCTGTAAGACACCCCTGAACGCAAACCCGAGACTTGTAGAGGGCGAGcgtgggagaagagaagggtaAGATAAGAAGCAAGTAAGAATGCAAAGGAGAATGAAAACTTCAACCAAACCAATGCGTAACG includes the following:
- a CDS encoding uncharacterized protein (COG:S;~EggNog:ENOG410PSSX); this translates as MATPALVPAPALPPDLSFSVPNPAKFSASPKQELRRYVAWLLRESEVPAFLWGPEVTRIYGSNTDFEYSMWAVKDEAMKKAVQVLNEAGLRPCKKGRRCAKHRSLPFPDQHYHKVLKHFNTHVSHGVYLYRKSRFFPHFPDPPLVDPKPDDRYYMLSSDKRLPDWSYSCVQVQRMSKDGYPVIIPTPARYLEAVCLQSVRHYEVQDGSYFWNEERCAMIHILEDRFTDTLKLDDLDEPWHEYGKLNIDRGYGDRAGDYGGQKYRLFLYLDMKKKGQLPPPETKARDRWLRPIPDLVREWGLPLDLLD